Proteins encoded in a region of the Moritella marina ATCC 15381 genome:
- the rpmE gene encoding 50S ribosomal protein L31, translated as MKQGIHPEYAAIEAKCSCGNVFTMGSTRGKNITLDVCSNCHPFYTGKQRTVDTGGRVDKFNKRFGALSAK; from the coding sequence ATGAAACAAGGTATCCACCCAGAGTACGCAGCTATCGAAGCTAAATGTTCATGCGGTAACGTTTTCACTATGGGTTCTACTCGTGGCAAAAATATCACTCTAGACGTATGTTCAAATTGTCACCCATTCTACACTGGTAAGCAACGTACTGTTGATACTGGCGGTCGTGTTGACAAATTCAACAAGCGTTTTGGCGCTCTTTCTGCAAAATAA
- the metJ gene encoding met regulon transcriptional regulator MetJ, with amino-acid sequence MTKWNGEYISPYAEHGKKSEQVKKITVSIPLKVLKVLTDERTRRQINNQRHATNSELLCEAFLHAYTGQPLPADEDLTKDKPDNIPAEAKAQMLALGINIDDYLEHDD; translated from the coding sequence ATGACGAAGTGGAACGGCGAGTATATTAGTCCCTATGCAGAACATGGGAAAAAGAGTGAACAGGTTAAGAAGATCACTGTTTCAATTCCTTTGAAAGTATTGAAAGTACTGACAGATGAAAGAACTCGCCGTCAGATTAATAATCAACGTCATGCGACTAACAGTGAATTATTATGTGAAGCGTTCTTACATGCTTACACTGGCCAACCACTCCCTGCTGACGAAGATCTAACAAAAGACAAACCAGATAATATCCCTGCAGAAGCGAAAGCGCAGATGTTAGCACTCGGTATTAATATTGATGATTATCTAGAACACGATGACTAA
- the metF gene encoding methylenetetrahydrofolate reductase has translation MSFHNAQNIEVLNQSVSELGRDINVSFEFFPPNSPAMTSTLWESINRLKALDPKFVSVTYGANSGTRDLTHNIIKQIKHETGLIAAPHLTCIDANRQELKQIATDYWDNGIRNIVALRGDLPPGLNQPDMYAADLVGLLKEVNDFDISVAAYPEVHPEAKNAQADLLALKDKIDAGADRAISQFFFDTESFLRFRDRCAAVGIDKEIVPGILPVSNYKTLCKFSKLTNVKVPNWMHSQFEGLDNDQATRNLVGASIAIDQVKVLSREGVKDFHFYTLNRADLTYAICHTLGVRPK, from the coding sequence ATGAGTTTTCACAACGCACAAAATATTGAAGTATTAAATCAAAGTGTTTCTGAACTGGGGCGTGACATTAACGTTTCATTTGAATTTTTCCCACCAAACTCACCTGCGATGACGTCTACCTTGTGGGAGTCAATTAATCGCTTGAAAGCGTTAGACCCTAAATTTGTTTCTGTGACGTATGGCGCTAATTCAGGTACGCGTGATCTTACCCACAATATTATTAAACAAATTAAACATGAAACGGGTTTGATCGCGGCACCACACTTAACCTGTATCGATGCTAATCGCCAAGAGTTAAAACAGATCGCAACAGATTACTGGGACAACGGTATTCGTAATATTGTCGCGCTGCGTGGTGATTTACCACCTGGCTTAAATCAACCAGATATGTATGCTGCCGATTTAGTTGGTTTATTAAAAGAAGTGAATGATTTTGATATTTCAGTTGCTGCTTATCCAGAAGTTCACCCTGAAGCAAAAAATGCGCAAGCCGATTTATTGGCGCTAAAAGATAAAATTGACGCGGGTGCTGACCGTGCAATCTCGCAATTCTTCTTTGATACCGAAAGCTTTTTACGCTTCCGTGACCGTTGTGCAGCTGTAGGCATAGATAAAGAGATCGTCCCTGGCATTCTACCGGTCTCGAATTATAAGACTTTATGTAAGTTCTCAAAGTTGACCAATGTAAAAGTACCTAATTGGATGCACAGTCAGTTTGAAGGGTTAGACAATGATCAAGCGACGCGTAACCTAGTTGGAGCAAGTATTGCCATTGACCAAGTGAAAGTATTGTCACGAGAAGGGGTGAAGGATTTCCATTTCTATACCTTAAACCGAGCTGATTTAACATATGCAATTTGCCATACATTAGGTGTTCGTCCAAAGTAG
- the priA gene encoding primosomal protein N' — MPVVAVAVPVHLSRSFDYIYSDDIHIEPGMRICVPFMNKQLIGIALTTKNDSEFPLAKLKPIINILDDNAILSTDMLAFFNWCADYYHYPIGEVIAQALPVLLRKLESAKLNSYTFWQLTDRAHELTAPELNRLTPAQLQTIKLLAETGLTQSHLKLANIKSTTIKALQDKGLISQEYIEIQDNDAQHWRQNLVISDNRPSLNTEQAITIAAIDINHFATYLLDGVTGSGKTEVYLNVIEKVLKTGKQALVIVPEIGLTPQTISRFKRRFNVPIVALHSGLNDAERREAWLEAQAGVAGIVIGTRSAIFTPMHDLGVIIIDEEHDGSLKQQETFRYHARDLAIVRAHRNNIAVVLGSATPALETLHNAMTGKYRHLKLTQRAGNAQMPIHHLIDIKNQTLNSGLSTAFITLMATHLAAGNQVLLFLNRRGYAPAVMCHTCGSMAECQRCNTYYTYHQSRNILHCHHCDEQFPKPRRCPSCDSNEIITAGFGTEQLEAMLTEHFPQYPIIRIDRDSTSRKGSLEKALEAVRKREFRILIGTQMLAKGHHFPDVTLVGLIDVDSALFSSDFRAPEKLAQLFVQVSGRAGRAAKQGEVAIQTHHPGHELIQDLINNGYSHFAQTALHARSMANLPPYSFQALFRAEAHQFSEANAFLVDIKQLVQEHNHNPQLLCLGPMPAPMEKRAGKYRLQLLLQGPQRQHITQLLRLIMPKVEALKSARKARWSLDVDPTEML, encoded by the coding sequence ATGCCCGTTGTCGCCGTTGCCGTTCCAGTCCATTTAAGCAGAAGCTTTGATTATATCTATTCAGATGATATCCATATCGAACCAGGTATGCGTATCTGTGTACCTTTTATGAATAAGCAACTCATTGGTATTGCGCTCACGACTAAAAACGACAGTGAATTTCCGCTGGCAAAACTGAAACCCATCATCAACATACTCGATGACAATGCTATTTTATCAACTGACATGTTGGCTTTTTTTAATTGGTGCGCCGACTATTACCATTACCCAATTGGTGAAGTCATTGCACAAGCACTACCCGTTTTATTACGTAAATTAGAATCAGCTAAATTAAACAGTTACACCTTTTGGCAATTAACGGATAGAGCACATGAACTAACGGCACCAGAATTAAACCGTTTAACCCCAGCACAATTACAGACCATTAAATTATTAGCAGAAACAGGGCTGACCCAATCCCATTTAAAATTAGCCAATATAAAGTCAACCACCATCAAAGCACTACAAGACAAAGGCCTAATCAGCCAAGAGTATATTGAGATCCAAGATAACGATGCGCAACACTGGCGTCAAAACTTGGTTATCAGTGACAATCGCCCCTCACTTAACACTGAACAAGCGATCACGATTGCGGCCATTGATATCAACCATTTTGCCACTTACCTGCTCGATGGGGTAACAGGCAGTGGTAAGACTGAAGTTTATTTAAATGTGATCGAAAAAGTATTAAAAACCGGTAAGCAGGCGTTAGTCATCGTGCCCGAAATTGGGCTTACGCCGCAAACCATTTCACGCTTCAAACGCCGTTTCAATGTACCTATTGTCGCCCTACATTCAGGTCTCAATGACGCAGAACGTCGCGAAGCCTGGCTAGAAGCGCAAGCTGGTGTGGCAGGTATCGTTATTGGCACCCGCTCTGCCATTTTTACGCCGATGCATGATTTAGGCGTAATCATTATTGATGAAGAACATGACGGGTCATTGAAGCAACAAGAAACATTCCGTTATCACGCTCGCGATCTGGCGATTGTCAGGGCGCATCGTAATAACATTGCCGTGGTATTAGGTTCTGCAACTCCTGCATTAGAAACCTTACACAATGCCATGACAGGTAAATATCGTCACTTAAAGCTTACCCAACGTGCGGGTAATGCGCAGATGCCAATTCATCACCTGATTGATATTAAAAATCAGACTTTAAATTCAGGGTTATCGACAGCGTTTATTACGCTAATGGCAACGCATTTAGCCGCAGGAAATCAAGTACTGCTGTTTCTAAATCGCCGAGGCTATGCACCCGCAGTCATGTGCCATACCTGTGGCTCAATGGCTGAGTGCCAGCGCTGCAATACTTATTACACCTATCATCAGTCGCGTAATATCTTGCACTGTCATCATTGCGATGAACAATTTCCAAAACCACGTCGCTGTCCAAGTTGCGACTCCAACGAGATCATCACTGCAGGTTTTGGTACCGAGCAACTAGAGGCAATGCTTACCGAACACTTTCCACAATACCCGATTATCCGTATTGATCGAGATAGTACCAGCCGCAAAGGCAGTCTAGAAAAAGCATTAGAAGCGGTACGAAAACGAGAATTCCGTATATTGATTGGCACGCAGATGTTAGCCAAAGGCCATCACTTTCCTGATGTCACCTTAGTCGGACTTATTGACGTAGATAGTGCGCTATTTAGCAGTGACTTTCGTGCCCCTGAAAAGTTGGCTCAACTATTTGTACAAGTATCAGGTCGCGCAGGTCGAGCCGCAAAACAAGGTGAGGTAGCGATTCAAACCCATCACCCTGGACATGAACTGATCCAAGATTTGATCAATAATGGCTACAGTCATTTTGCTCAAACCGCATTGCACGCGCGCTCAATGGCTAATTTACCACCCTACAGTTTTCAGGCTTTATTTCGCGCTGAAGCTCACCAGTTCAGCGAAGCCAACGCTTTTTTAGTCGACATAAAACAATTGGTTCAAGAACATAATCACAATCCGCAACTGCTTTGTTTAGGGCCCATGCCAGCCCCGATGGAGAAACGCGCAGGCAAGTATCGCTTACAGTTATTATTACAAGGTCCGCAACGTCAGCACATCACGCAATTACTGCGTCTAATAATGCCAAAAGTCGAAGCGTTAAAATCGGCACGCAAAGCGCGTTGGTCATTAGATGTAGATCCAACTGAAATGTTGTAA
- a CDS encoding malic enzyme-like NAD(P)-binding protein, protein MSDLRQQALDYHANPKPGKIAIQLTTSAETADDLSLAYSPGVAEPVREIAANPDDAYKYTAKGNLVAVITNGTAILGLGNLGPLASKPVMEGKALLFKRFADIDSIDIEVKHRTTEEFIDTVANIADTFGGINLEDIKAPECFEIEKALIARCKIPVFHDDQHGTAIVTAAGMINALDIQGKDIAEAVIVCMGAGAAAIACMELLISCGAQREKIYMLDRKGVIHTRRDDINEYKQRFANNTDKRTLQDAIHGADVFVGVSGPNVLAAEDVKLMADNPIIFACSNPDPEIKPELAHGARQDLIMATGRSDYPNQVNNVLCFPFIFRGALDARASVINEAMKVAAVHAIREIAKEEVPQSVLAASGAASLEFGKEYIIPKPMDPRLLPRVARAVALAAVETGVSRIELPENYML, encoded by the coding sequence ATGTCAGACCTTAGACAGCAAGCATTGGATTACCATGCGAACCCAAAACCAGGCAAAATTGCTATTCAACTTACTACATCTGCAGAAACAGCCGATGACCTTTCTCTAGCATATAGCCCAGGTGTCGCCGAGCCAGTGCGTGAAATCGCAGCTAACCCTGATGATGCTTATAAATACACAGCTAAAGGTAATTTAGTTGCGGTGATTACTAACGGTACTGCTATTTTAGGCCTAGGTAATTTAGGTCCATTGGCGTCAAAACCAGTTATGGAAGGTAAAGCGCTATTGTTTAAACGCTTTGCTGATATTGATTCAATCGATATTGAAGTTAAACACCGTACCACGGAAGAATTTATTGATACGGTAGCGAATATTGCCGATACCTTTGGCGGTATTAACTTAGAAGATATTAAAGCACCCGAGTGTTTTGAAATTGAAAAAGCCTTGATTGCGCGTTGTAAGATCCCGGTATTTCATGATGATCAACATGGTACTGCGATTGTAACTGCGGCAGGTATGATTAATGCGCTAGACATTCAAGGCAAAGATATTGCGGAAGCGGTTATTGTTTGTATGGGTGCTGGTGCTGCTGCGATTGCTTGTATGGAGTTATTAATTTCATGTGGTGCACAGCGTGAAAAAATCTATATGTTAGATCGTAAAGGTGTGATCCACACGCGTCGTGATGACATTAATGAATATAAGCAACGTTTTGCAAATAATACTGATAAGCGTACTCTGCAAGATGCGATTCATGGTGCGGATGTATTTGTTGGTGTATCAGGACCGAATGTATTAGCTGCTGAAGATGTGAAATTAATGGCTGATAACCCAATTATTTTTGCTTGTTCAAATCCAGATCCAGAAATCAAACCTGAATTAGCACATGGTGCACGGCAAGATCTTATCATGGCGACAGGTCGTTCTGATTATCCAAACCAAGTGAATAACGTATTGTGCTTCCCGTTCATTTTCCGCGGTGCATTAGATGCACGTGCAAGCGTGATTAATGAAGCAATGAAAGTGGCAGCGGTACACGCCATTCGTGAAATTGCCAAAGAAGAAGTGCCACAGTCTGTATTGGCTGCATCGGGTGCTGCATCGTTAGAGTTTGGTAAAGAGTACATTATTCCAAAACCAATGGATCCACGTTTATTACCTCGTGTGGCACGTGCTGTTGCGCTAGCCGCAGTTGAAACGGGTGTATCACGTATCGAATTACCAGAAAATTACATGCTGTAA
- a CDS encoding RNA-binding S4 domain-containing protein — MSEEYEIEVIPVVVSEEPIELYKILKIENLVTSGSEAKNHIANGYVYVNGEVETRKRKKIMFGDIIGFDGEAYQVMSAEELASYDDADYAETADGEDYPEDEFVDPAALESDSVAAYMTEHDLSEEDFIADGSVTSTDVEADVAEATFIAPTPVVKPAAVKPVTDTWEQPEKKKKKTAAKQTQTAKAAEPKKSEKKKGRAAPFSF; from the coding sequence ATGTCTGAAGAATACGAAATTGAAGTCATCCCTGTTGTTGTTTCTGAAGAACCAATTGAATTATATAAAATTTTAAAAATTGAGAACCTAGTGACCTCGGGCAGTGAAGCAAAGAACCATATTGCTAACGGTTATGTGTATGTAAACGGTGAAGTTGAAACACGTAAGCGTAAAAAAATTATGTTTGGTGACATCATCGGCTTTGATGGTGAAGCGTATCAAGTTATGTCAGCTGAGGAATTAGCATCATATGATGACGCTGATTATGCAGAGACTGCGGATGGTGAAGATTATCCTGAAGATGAATTTGTTGATCCGGCGGCTCTCGAGTCCGATTCAGTTGCAGCATACATGACTGAACATGATTTGAGTGAAGAGGATTTCATTGCGGATGGTTCTGTTACAAGTACAGATGTTGAAGCTGATGTTGCTGAGGCTACCTTTATCGCGCCAACACCTGTTGTAAAACCTGCGGCTGTTAAGCCTGTTACGGATACTTGGGAACAGCCTGAGAAGAAAAAGAAAAAAACTGCAGCAAAACAAACCCAAACAGCTAAAGCGGCTGAACCTAAAAAATCGGAAAAGAAAAAAGGCCGCGCGGCACCTTTTAGTTTTTAG
- the metL gene encoding bifunctional aspartate kinase/homoserine dehydrogenase II — MDAVKRSIHKFGGSSLADATCYRRVSAIISEHTQAQDLIVVSAAGKTTNQLLELLQLAEDGDQAAPERLIATCEYQAKLIAELLTDGLCVKLTAALQDDIHTISHLLETHLDVYAKNQILAHGEVWSARLLAALLSQNQLPADDLDSRLFLTTELAAQPVVDESVSRQKLAACLVTLNNRVVVTGFIAGDDQQRTVTLGRNGSDYSATLLGALVDASQTTIWSDVAGVFSADPRRVKDAELQTKLSLDEAAELARLGSPVLHARTLQPVVASKQHVQLRCSYTPSEGSTQIHRRLPKGKGAKIVTSIDDLYLVDIEFSKNADYQAQYNQLIALLAQQQLSPICIKRRPTEHVVRLGYTAEIVEFALSTLRAYQQEQPQLCAIDSRSGFCMVALVGSGVTENALQSHQFYQLISEHHLSFVQTGDNHLSICAVLQKVVLEPLLKELHTVLFKQPKRVGVVLFGKGNIGAGWLSLFSEQMHKLPEQQNVELCLCGVYGSQGGLLDFNGLDAAIVLDDFQPESFVWEQLLSNLALHPFDELVVVDITASEAISYYYPEFAQHGFHLISANKFAGAANSEFYNRVKQSFTDNESHWLYNATVGAGLPIQSSMDMLQHSGDQVTAVSGIFSGTLSWLFQQYDGEVAFSKLVEQAWQQGLTEPDPREDLSGKDVQRKLLILSREAGYDMELADIKLESLVSDELMAFKADEFLEHCEALDDKILRMFNKAKKQGLVLRYVASFSSKDGAQVGLEFLEPTHPFANLLPCDNIFSINSLWYRHNPLVIQGPGAGKEVTAGAIQADLFQLCKLFSR, encoded by the coding sequence ATGGACGCAGTGAAGCGCAGTATTCATAAATTTGGTGGCAGTAGTTTAGCGGATGCCACTTGTTATCGTCGCGTGTCGGCGATTATTAGTGAGCATACTCAAGCTCAAGATCTGATTGTTGTTTCTGCGGCAGGTAAAACCACTAACCAGCTGTTAGAGCTGTTACAGTTAGCGGAAGATGGTGATCAAGCCGCACCTGAACGACTTATTGCCACGTGTGAATACCAAGCTAAGCTGATCGCTGAATTATTAACTGATGGATTATGTGTAAAACTCACTGCTGCACTGCAAGATGACATTCATACCATTAGCCATTTATTAGAAACTCACCTTGATGTTTACGCTAAAAACCAAATCCTTGCCCATGGTGAAGTATGGTCTGCACGACTACTAGCGGCATTGCTGAGTCAAAACCAATTACCCGCAGATGATTTAGATTCACGTTTGTTCTTAACGACGGAATTAGCGGCGCAACCTGTTGTTGATGAATCCGTATCACGTCAAAAATTAGCGGCGTGTTTAGTGACACTCAATAATCGTGTCGTTGTTACCGGCTTTATTGCGGGTGATGATCAGCAACGAACCGTCACACTCGGACGTAATGGTTCTGATTATTCTGCGACGTTATTAGGTGCATTAGTCGATGCAAGTCAAACTACGATTTGGAGTGATGTTGCCGGGGTCTTTAGTGCTGATCCTCGTCGCGTTAAAGATGCGGAATTACAAACTAAATTATCACTTGATGAAGCAGCTGAATTGGCTCGTTTAGGCTCTCCAGTATTACACGCCCGTACCTTACAACCAGTCGTTGCGAGTAAGCAGCATGTCCAGCTACGCTGTAGTTATACGCCTAGCGAAGGCTCTACGCAGATCCACCGTCGTTTACCCAAGGGTAAGGGCGCTAAAATTGTTACCTCGATTGATGATCTATATTTAGTCGATATTGAATTTTCAAAAAATGCTGACTACCAAGCACAGTACAACCAGTTGATAGCCTTATTAGCACAACAACAGCTGTCGCCAATTTGTATTAAACGTCGACCAACCGAACATGTGGTGCGTTTAGGTTATACGGCTGAAATCGTTGAATTTGCACTTTCTACATTACGGGCTTACCAGCAAGAACAACCACAGCTCTGTGCTATTGATTCCCGCAGTGGTTTTTGTATGGTGGCGTTAGTGGGTTCGGGCGTAACAGAAAATGCGTTGCAATCCCATCAGTTTTATCAGCTAATTTCTGAGCATCATCTCAGCTTCGTACAAACTGGCGATAATCATTTAAGTATTTGTGCTGTATTGCAGAAAGTTGTACTCGAACCGTTATTAAAAGAATTACACACTGTGCTATTCAAACAACCAAAGCGTGTTGGCGTGGTGTTATTTGGTAAAGGTAATATTGGTGCTGGTTGGTTATCTTTATTTTCAGAGCAAATGCATAAACTACCGGAACAGCAAAATGTAGAGTTATGCTTATGTGGTGTTTATGGATCGCAGGGTGGGTTATTAGACTTCAATGGTCTGGATGCTGCGATCGTGCTAGATGATTTCCAGCCAGAATCGTTCGTCTGGGAACAGTTATTATCTAATTTGGCATTACATCCATTTGATGAATTAGTCGTCGTTGATATAACGGCGAGCGAAGCTATCAGCTATTATTATCCTGAATTTGCCCAACATGGTTTCCATCTTATTTCTGCGAATAAATTTGCAGGTGCAGCGAACAGTGAGTTTTATAACCGCGTTAAGCAAAGCTTCACGGATAATGAAAGTCACTGGTTATATAACGCCACGGTTGGTGCTGGTTTACCTATTCAGTCGTCGATGGATATGTTACAGCACAGTGGTGATCAAGTGACTGCCGTCAGTGGTATTTTCTCGGGTACTTTATCTTGGTTATTCCAACAATATGATGGTGAAGTTGCCTTCTCAAAATTAGTTGAACAAGCTTGGCAGCAAGGTTTAACGGAGCCTGATCCACGTGAAGATTTATCTGGTAAAGATGTACAGCGTAAATTACTTATCCTAAGCCGTGAAGCGGGTTATGACATGGAGTTGGCCGATATTAAGTTAGAGTCATTAGTGTCTGATGAGTTAATGGCCTTTAAAGCCGATGAATTTTTAGAGCATTGCGAAGCGTTAGACGACAAAATACTACGCATGTTTAATAAAGCTAAAAAGCAGGGGTTAGTATTACGTTACGTGGCCAGCTTTAGTAGTAAAGACGGTGCCCAGGTTGGTTTGGAATTTTTGGAACCGACACATCCGTTTGCTAACTTACTGCCGTGTGACAATATCTTTTCCATTAATAGTCTTTGGTATCGTCATAACCCATTAGTGATCCAAGGGCCTGGTGCGGGCAAAGAAGTGACTGCAGGCGCGATCCAAGCCGATTTGTTCCAACTTTGTAAACTGTTTTCTCGCTAA
- the argS gene encoding arginine--tRNA ligase codes for MKEHIIQLLEQTVTILKEQQIIPADAQPRIAVDRTRDKAHGDLATNLAMMMAKPAKKNPRELAQLIIDNLPESDLVSRTEIAGPGFINIFLNQNWLAQQIDIALEDENLSVQKTTTPDNVVVDLSSPNLAKEMHVGHLRSSIIGDSVARTLELLGHNVIRQNHVGDWGTQFGMLLAYMEEKRAENAEISMQLSDLEVFYRAAKGRFDESEDFAIRAREMVVMLQSGDEDCNKLWQEFNDVSLAHCHDIYKRLNVKLTREDVRGESFYNNDLHNIVSELEAQALLTESNGAKCVFLDEFKNKDGDPLPVIIQKNGGGFLYATTDLAAMRFRQQKLNANRIMYFVDQRQALHFQQVFSVVQKAGFVKPETSLEHLGFGTMNGEDGRPFKTRSGGTVKLVDLLTEAEERAYTLVKAKNPTLTEEELKHIARVVGISSVKYADLSKNRSSDYIFNFDSMLSFEGNTAPYLLYACTRVGSIFNKVDAETVAKLATAKVQLNEDKEQELAGKLIQFNEIVHQVAKRATPNTLCTYLFELAGVFSSFYEACPILSTEDEAIKLSRLKLAQLTAKTLKQGLDLLGIETLERM; via the coding sequence ATGAAAGAGCATATTATACAGCTACTCGAGCAAACCGTTACGATCTTAAAAGAACAACAAATCATTCCTGCAGATGCACAACCGCGCATCGCAGTAGATCGTACCCGCGACAAGGCTCATGGTGATTTAGCAACGAATTTAGCAATGATGATGGCAAAACCAGCGAAAAAGAATCCGCGTGAGTTAGCCCAATTAATCATTGATAACCTGCCAGAATCAGACTTAGTTAGCCGTACTGAAATCGCCGGCCCAGGTTTCATCAACATCTTCTTAAACCAAAACTGGTTAGCGCAGCAGATTGATATTGCACTTGAAGATGAGAATTTATCAGTACAAAAGACCACAACGCCAGACAATGTTGTTGTTGATTTATCATCGCCAAATCTAGCGAAAGAAATGCACGTAGGTCACTTACGCTCATCAATCATTGGCGATTCTGTAGCACGAACACTGGAACTACTTGGCCATAACGTTATTCGCCAAAACCACGTAGGCGATTGGGGTACTCAGTTCGGTATGCTCCTTGCGTACATGGAAGAAAAACGCGCTGAAAATGCAGAAATCAGCATGCAGCTTTCTGACCTAGAAGTATTCTACCGTGCAGCAAAAGGTCGTTTCGACGAATCTGAAGATTTTGCTATTCGCGCACGTGAAATGGTTGTCATGCTGCAATCAGGTGATGAAGACTGCAACAAGTTATGGCAAGAATTTAATGACGTGTCACTTGCACACTGCCATGACATCTACAAACGCTTAAACGTGAAATTAACGCGTGAAGACGTACGTGGTGAAAGTTTCTATAACAACGATTTACATAACATCGTTAGCGAACTTGAAGCACAAGCATTATTAACAGAATCAAACGGCGCTAAATGTGTATTCTTAGATGAATTTAAGAATAAAGACGGCGACCCGTTACCAGTCATCATCCAAAAAAATGGTGGTGGTTTCCTTTACGCAACAACAGACCTTGCCGCGATGCGTTTCCGTCAACAGAAACTGAACGCAAACCGCATCATGTACTTTGTTGATCAACGTCAAGCACTGCATTTCCAACAAGTATTCTCTGTTGTACAGAAAGCTGGTTTTGTTAAACCAGAAACATCATTGGAACATCTTGGTTTTGGTACCATGAATGGTGAAGATGGTCGTCCATTCAAAACCCGTTCAGGTGGTACAGTTAAGCTTGTGGATCTGTTAACTGAAGCAGAAGAGCGTGCCTACACACTTGTTAAAGCGAAAAATCCAACGCTAACTGAAGAAGAACTAAAACACATTGCACGTGTTGTCGGTATCTCATCAGTTAAATACGCGGATTTATCTAAGAACCGTAGCAGTGATTACATCTTCAACTTCGACTCAATGTTAAGCTTCGAAGGTAATACCGCCCCTTACCTGCTTTACGCTTGCACACGTGTGGGCAGTATCTTCAACAAAGTAGATGCCGAAACAGTCGCTAAACTAGCAACTGCAAAAGTACAGTTGAACGAAGATAAAGAGCAAGAATTAGCAGGCAAACTGATCCAGTTTAATGAGATTGTGCATCAAGTGGCAAAACGCGCAACACCAAACACATTATGTACTTACCTGTTTGAACTGGCTGGCGTGTTCTCTAGTTTCTATGAAGCTTGCCCAATCTTAAGCACAGAAGATGAAGCGATTAAATTAAGCCGTCTTAAACTGGCGCAATTAACGGCTAAAACACTTAAACAGGGTCTAGATTTACTAGGCATTGAAACTTTGGAACGTATGTAA